The Cryptococcus deuterogattii R265 chromosome 3, complete sequence genome has a segment encoding these proteins:
- a CDS encoding dehydrogenase — protein MVSDSIPQTMKAWTQNGADWLSINQIPVPRLKDNHVLIKVEYAPQNPTDWKHAVNISLPGDILGCDFVGTIVQLGPNLKVPLKLDDQIAGCVNGGWSNVEGSYAEYAAIESDMCFVVPEGMKAEEAATFGIGWVTACQTIVYQQGKSFPPGDTKVSGNPWYIIYGASTSVGLFGISLAKALGYRVLGVCSPHSFDLVKSYGADAVVDYHDQQKAISEALDITKGGVEYALDAISEGDSFKIIVGMMGDKGKQLNCILGVPEEVYKINPKLKIEWTLMHTMWGVEFDWAPRSEKHEIWPVRPKDREFGEEIFRRTPELIAKYNIRPNPILMRGGFEDVEAGLKDLQSGKISGRKLVIKIA, from the exons ATGGTTTCCGACAGCATTCCCCAGACTATGAAAGCATGGACTCAGAATGGA GCCGACTGGCTTTCGATCAATCAAATTCCAGTTCCTCGTTTAAAAGACAACCACGTCCTTATCAAGGTAGAGTATGCGCCTCAG AATCCCACAGACTGGAAACATGCTGTTAACATTTCCCTTCCCGGAGATATCCTAGGCTGCGACTTTGTCGGGACGATTGTTCAACTGGGACCAAATCTCAAAGTACCACTCAAGCTTGACGATCAGATAGCTGGCTGTGTTAATGGGGGATGGTCAAATGTTGAAGGATCATACGCCGAGTACGCCGCAATTGAAAGCGACATGTGTTTTGTGGTGCCCGAGGGAATGAAAGCTGAGGAGGCGGCGACGTTTGGTATAGGCTGGGTAACTGCTTGCCAG ACCATCGTTTATCAGCAAGGCAAATCTTTCCCTCCCGGCGACACCAAAGTATCGGGCAATCCCTGG TATATCATCTACGGCGCTTCGACCTCTGTGGGTTTATTCGGCATATCTCTTGCAAAAGCGTTAGGCTACCGAGTTCTCGGCGTCTGTTCTCCTCACTCTTTCGATCTCGTCAAATCTTACGGTGCCGATGCTGTTGTCGATTATCATGACCAGCAAAAAGCGATCTCTGAAGCTCTTGACATTACTAAAGGGGGCGTCGAATACGCTCTTGATGCTATATCCGAGGGGGATAGCTTCAAGATCATAGTAGGCATGATGGGTGACAAGGGAAAGCAATTGAACTGCATCTTGGGAGTTCCAGAGGAAGTATATAAGATCAACCCAAAGCTCAAAATTGAGTGGACGTTGATGCACACCATGTGGGGAGTA GAATTTGATTGGGCCCCACGTTCTGAGAAACATGAGATATGGCCAGTCAGACCCAAAGACAGAGAATTTGGAGAGGAAATTTTCAGAAGAACTCCCGAGCTTATCGCAAAGTACAACATTCGACCTAACCCAATCTTGATGCGAGGTGGCTTCGAAGATGTCGAGGCTGGGCTGAAGGATCTGCAG AGTGGAAAGATCTCTGGTAGGAAATTAGTGATTAAGATAGCTTGA
- a CDS encoding alternative sulfate transporter: MASSPVPVHSIDDGYSRPQSDISSNEKYEPEKAEYTSTSIIATKDWTDAEEKRVVLKLDLTVMALLVFGFFCFQLERGNVANAVSSTLFKDVGITQNQYNTGQGLLYLGIVLLEVPSQMVVQRIGPQKWLTFQVLAFGLVATFQMFMNSYGSFLATRILLGICECGYIPGALYTISTFYKRSELGGRNAILFVGNVLVSGVGGLMASGILRLHGALKPWQYLFLIEGSLSIFCFFVFLTFLPNSPQNPFPLLFKRLTLFTPREREIILARVIIDDEHKFDSHRPLTRQEIFGTLGNWRNYPHVLAAISLISTTAAMGQYLPTLIKGFGFDTIKANALSSVGGWISLVLMITYGFASDRFKNKGPIVILACFPYLILWIAFQSESSTSNRWAKYVTLTLTSGYSVCWHPLNATWLSLNQKTPQQRAIAMAMFIMAANLGGLVGSQLLRANDAPTYPIGFRVTVCLAAFGNICAIFQHFQYRWSNKRNEQKIARGEKLREDRVVTYIY, encoded by the exons ATGGCTTCTTCCCCCGTCCCCGTCCACAGCATTGATGACGGTTACTCTCGTCCTCAATCCGATATTTCAA GTAACGAAAAATATGAACCGGAAAAGGCCGAATACACATCCACAAGTATCATAGCCACTAAGGACTGGACAGATGCCGAAGAAAAACGAGTGGTTCTCAAGCTTGACTTGACGGTCATGGCCTTACTAGTCTTTGGCTTTTTCTGTTTCCAGCTCGAACGAGG CAATGTTGCAAACGCTGtatcctccaccctcttcaAAGATGTTGGCATCACTCAAAATCAGTATAATACCGGTCAAGGTTTGCTGTATCTCGGTATCGTCCTTCTAGA AGTGCCTTCACAGATGGTTGTTCAGCGCATTGGTCCCCAAAAGTGGCTCACCTTCCAGGTTCTCGCCTTTGGTCTTGTCGCTACTTTCCAGATGTTCATGAACTCTTATGGTTCCTTCCTTGCTACTCGTATCTTGCTCGGTATCTGTGAATGTGGAT ACATCCCCGGTGCCCTCTATACCATCTCCACTTTCTACAAGCGATCCGAACTCGGTGGCCGAAACGCTATCCTTTTTGTTGGCAATGTTCTCGTCTCTGGAGTCGGTGGCCTGATGGCTTCTGGCATCTTGCGTCTTCATGGTGCTTTGAAGCCTTGGCAATACCTCTTTCTCATTGAGGgctctctctccatcttctgtttctttgtctttctgACTTTCCTCCCTAACTCCCCTCAAaaccccttccccctcttgTTCAAGCGACTCACTCTCTTCACCCCTAGGGAGCGTGAGATCATTTTGGCCCGTGTCATcattgatgatgagcacAAGTTTGACAGTCACCGTCCTCTTACCCGACAGGAAATCTTCGGTACACTTGGCAACTGGCGAAATTACCCCCACGTCCTCGCTGCTATCAGTCTTATCTCTACCACTGCCGCTATGGGCCAGTACCTTCCTACACTCATCAAAGGCTTCGGTTTCGACACCATCAAGGCCAATGCGTTGTCCTCCGTCGGCGGTTGGATCAGTCTGGTTCTCATGATTACCTACGGTTTCGCCAG TGACAGATTCAAAAACAAGGGCCCTATTGTCATCCTCGCTTGCTTTCCTTATTTGATCCTTTGGATTGCCT TCCAATCCGAGTCATCAACTTCCAACCGATGGGCCAAATACGTCACCTTGACGTTGACTAGCGGCTATTCTGTCTGCTGGCATCCTTTGAACGCCACTTGGCTCTCCCTCAACCAAAAGACCCCACAACAGCGAGCCATCGCCATGGCCATGTTCATCATGGCCGCCAACCTCGGTGGTCTTGTCGGTTCTCAGCTACTCCGTGCAAATGACGCGCCTACTTACCCCATCGGTTTCCGAGTGACTGTATGCCTCGCTGCCTTCGGTAACATTTGCGCCATCTTCCAGCACTTCCAGTACCGATGGAGCAACAAGAGGAATGAGCAGAAAATTGCTCGAGGTGAAAAGTTGAGGGAGGACCGGGTTGTCACGTACATATATTAG